The following are encoded together in the Candidatus Binataceae bacterium genome:
- a CDS encoding amidohydrolase family protein: MDKPIISADSHIIEPPNTYVERIDHKYKDSAPRMVPHEKLGDVFIVKDIETPLSLSFAAAAGIEARKLEKLRDSGTRFDDLHRGGWDPKARIADQELDGISAEIIYPSLGMFLCNHKDFDYKKACFDAYNLWLAEYCDANPDRLIGMGQTAMRSPAEGIEDLRKIKGLGFKGVMMPGNPKLEDYDSAVYDPFYEAAVDLGIPLSFHILTSQDDSLTSSRGPKLNAFLSIIRGCQDLMGVFILGGVFERHPKLKVVCVEADAGWVPHYMYRMDHAYDRHRYWLPAGTLSKLPSEYFRENIYTTFQDDWVAFKSTEMLNPHRLMWANDFPHSDSTWPNSQALLQRHAQSLTEDEKNWILHDNVAELYGLSV, encoded by the coding sequence ATGGATAAGCCAATCATTTCCGCAGATTCACATATCATCGAGCCGCCCAACACCTACGTTGAGCGAATCGACCACAAATACAAGGACAGCGCGCCACGGATGGTGCCGCACGAGAAGCTCGGCGATGTGTTTATCGTGAAAGACATCGAGACGCCGCTGTCGCTTTCGTTTGCTGCCGCCGCCGGAATCGAAGCCCGGAAACTGGAGAAGCTCAGAGACTCCGGCACCAGGTTCGACGATCTTCATCGTGGCGGATGGGATCCGAAAGCGCGTATTGCCGACCAGGAACTGGATGGCATCTCCGCGGAGATAATCTATCCATCACTCGGTATGTTCCTCTGCAACCACAAGGACTTCGATTACAAGAAGGCGTGCTTCGACGCCTACAACCTGTGGCTTGCGGAATACTGCGATGCGAATCCGGACCGCCTGATTGGTATGGGACAAACCGCGATGCGCTCGCCCGCCGAAGGTATCGAGGACCTTCGGAAGATTAAGGGGTTGGGTTTCAAGGGTGTGATGATGCCCGGCAATCCGAAGCTCGAGGATTACGACAGCGCAGTTTACGACCCCTTTTACGAAGCAGCGGTCGATCTCGGCATACCGCTAAGCTTCCACATCCTGACCAGCCAGGATGACAGCTTAACCAGTAGTCGTGGTCCTAAACTGAACGCCTTCCTTTCGATTATCCGCGGTTGCCAGGACCTCATGGGCGTGTTCATCCTGGGTGGTGTGTTTGAGCGTCATCCGAAGCTGAAGGTGGTGTGCGTCGAAGCGGACGCAGGTTGGGTGCCACATTATATGTACCGGATGGATCACGCCTACGATCGTCATCGATATTGGTTGCCGGCCGGCACGCTATCAAAACTGCCGAGTGAGTATTTCCGCGAGAATATCTACACAACGTTCCAAGACGACTGGGTGGCTTTCAAAAGCACCGAGATGCTGAATCCTCACCGGCTCATGTGGGCGAACGACTTCCCGCATAGCGACTCAACCTGGCCTAATTCACAAGCGCTATTGCAGAGGCATGCGCAGTCGCTGACCGAAGACGAAAAGAACTGGATTCTGCACGACAACGTCGCCGAGCTCTACGGCTTGAGCGTCTGA